One Pelagicoccus sp. SDUM812003 DNA window includes the following coding sequences:
- a CDS encoding succinate dehydrogenase cytochrome b subunit, producing MNILQALFNTSIGKKIVMAVTGLILFGFVVGHLVGNLQIFSPPEKINAYAHFLQNLGPALWVIRGFLLVTVLLHVWMAVALVMENKAARGPKDYANQQTLKASYASRTMRYSGLIVLAFIVYHIMHFTTKNTHGEAFYPTTMLHGEVVADVHTMMVLGFQQPLVAAFYLIAIALLSWHLSHGLASMFQSLGLRTRAWSSCLNKFAVVFSVLYFLGNAAIVGAAFTGAVKIQNEEVKVAMGEICSVNCEVCETVQAKH from the coding sequence ATGAATATTCTCCAAGCACTCTTCAACACGTCGATCGGCAAGAAGATCGTAATGGCCGTGACCGGGCTTATTCTGTTCGGTTTCGTCGTCGGCCATTTGGTCGGAAATCTGCAGATTTTCTCTCCGCCTGAGAAAATCAATGCATATGCCCATTTCCTGCAAAATCTTGGCCCGGCTCTCTGGGTGATTCGCGGTTTCCTTTTGGTCACTGTGCTGCTTCATGTCTGGATGGCAGTCGCTCTCGTGATGGAAAACAAAGCGGCTCGCGGTCCCAAGGACTACGCCAACCAGCAGACGCTCAAGGCGTCCTACGCGTCGCGCACCATGCGCTACAGCGGGCTGATCGTCCTGGCGTTTATCGTGTACCACATCATGCACTTCACTACGAAGAACACGCATGGCGAGGCCTTCTATCCGACCACCATGCTTCATGGCGAAGTGGTGGCGGACGTGCACACCATGATGGTGCTTGGCTTCCAGCAGCCTTTGGTGGCGGCGTTCTACCTGATCGCCATCGCTCTGCTGAGCTGGCACTTGAGCCATGGCTTGGCTAGCATGTTCCAATCGCTCGGTCTGCGTACCAGAGCCTGGTCCAGCTGCCTGAACAAGTTCGCTGTGGTCTTCAGCGTTCTCTATTTCCTCGGAAATGCCGCGATCGTCGGTGCGGCGTTCACCGGCGCGGTGAAGATTCAAAACGAAGAGGTCAAGGTCGCGATGGGCGAGATCTG